In one window of Cellulophaga sp. HaHa_2_95 DNA:
- a CDS encoding nucleoside triphosphate pyrophosphohydrolase family protein translates to MKNKLEAVALFHETFGMGVASAMKADLGSRKNLLRFNLMDEENKEYLEAAENNDLVEVADALGDMLYILCGTILEHGMQYKIEEVFNEIQRSNMSKLGADGKPIYREDGKVLKGPNYFVPNIDKILKE, encoded by the coding sequence ATGAAAAATAAACTTGAAGCTGTAGCTCTTTTTCATGAAACATTTGGAATGGGAGTTGCTAGCGCTATGAAAGCTGATTTGGGATCCCGCAAAAATTTACTTCGTTTTAATTTAATGGATGAAGAAAATAAAGAATATCTTGAAGCTGCTGAAAATAATGATTTGGTAGAAGTGGCCGATGCTTTGGGTGATATGTTATACATATTATGTGGTACTATTTTAGAGCATGGTATGCAATATAAAATAGAAGAGGTGTTCAATGAAATTCAACGGAGTAATATGAGTAAGTTAGGAGCAGATGGTAAACCTATATATAGAGAGGATGGTAAAGTATTAAAAGGGCCAAATTACTTTGTGCCAAATATTGATAAGATTTTAAAGGAATAA